Within Serratia odorifera, the genomic segment ACGCACGTTTGGCGGCGCCAGATTGGGATATTGTTCAACCGGTAGCGAAAAAATCGCCAATGCGCCGGTGAGGCAAAGAATAATTGCCAGCACCCAGGCAAAAATCGGGCGATCAATAAAAAAATTGGCCATGTAGCGCGAACCTCGTGGTGTCTTGTTCTATCTTTAATTACGCATTAACGTTGCGTTATTGGCGGTTGGGAAGGATTCCGACGCTAATGCACTTTACTCGTGAAGCGCAGATAAAGCGTGGAGAAAAAAAGGAGATAATGTAAATAACGGTAGCCTATGCCCGCGCCGGCGGCGAGTTTTGCCAAACAAACGCCATGACAACCTCTAATCAGCGTTTGTTAACTAAACCGGCATTAATCTGACGTTGGAGTAAGGAATGGAAATAAACCCGGTATTTGCCCGCCGCCTGTATTTATGCTGGCTGATCAGCCACAGCGAGCGGCCGAATGTGCCACGGCTGATGGAGCTGACCGGCTGGCCGCGTCGCACCTTGCAGGACGTGCTGAAGGCGTTGCCTGGCCTGGGGGTGGAATTGCAGTTCATACAGCAGGGGGTACGCAATAACGACGGTTATTATCAATTGGACAGTTGGGGGCCACTCAGCAAAAGCTGGGTTTATCAGCATCATCAGGCGCTGCTGGGCGCGATAGCATAAAGCTCCCCGACGCGCCGGGGAGCGGTTTATTGGCTCTTGTGTTCCAGATACATCACCGTGGCGGCCACGCGCGAGCGCACGTCCAGTTTGCGCAGCATATTGCGAATATGCACCTTTACCGTTTCTTCCGAAATGTGCAATTGCACTGCGACCTGTTTGTTTGACATGCCGCGAGCCACTTCCTGCAACACATCCAGTTCCCGTTCGGTAAGATCGGCAAACGGATCGTGCTGCTCGCTGCGGGAAGAAAGGTAATCCGCCACCGCATCACTGATCACGTTCTCGCCCTCGGCGGCCAGTCGAATCGAGGTCAGTAACTGTTCCGGCTCGCTGTCCTTCAACAGATACCCGTCGGCGCCGGCGTCGATCAGGGCATAGACATCGTTGCGTGCGTCTGACACGGTCAGCACGATGATGCGCGCATCCACGCCGTCGTGACGCATGGCTTTCAGGGTATCGAGGCCGGAAAGACCCTTCATGTTCAGATCCAGCAAAATGACGTCGGGGGTGTGCTGCGCGGCCAATGCGATGGCGTCGTTGCCATTGCTGGCTTCGGCTATTACGGTAAATAGCGGATCCAGCCCCAGCAACTGTTTGATGCCGCGCCGCATCAGCGGGTGGTCGTCGACGATCATCACTTGGTAGTGCTTCATCATGAAAAGTGCTCCCTGTAGCGAGTAAAGCCACTCGAACACGGGTTAAACGAGTGGAACTGACTCTTTTAAAATAGTGGCAATTGGCGCGATGGCGCGAACTGCCGTAACGAAGGGGTACACCCGTTGTTTATTTTATGGTGGAAACGTCAGACAGACGTCGGTACCGCCCCGTTCTCTACGTGTTATGTGTAACTCCCCCCCCAGGCGCGTGGCGCGCTCGCTCATGATCGACAGGCCATAGTGTCCTTCCGGCTCGTCCAGACTGTCGATGCCGCAACCGTCATCACTGATGCAGATATGGTTGTCGCCGTTGTCGGCCACGCCGCAGCGAATGACGATCTCCTGCGCGTCGGCGTGCTTGATGGCGTTGAGCACCGCTTCGCGCACGATCTGCAGCGCATGAACCTGCTGCTGGGCATTCAACGCCTGCGAGGAAAGTCGACAGTGTAACCGAATCCGGGCGCCGGTCAGAATTTTTAATGGCGCCAGCAATTGTTGCAAGGCGGTGTTTAAATCCGCTTCCTGAATGCTTAGCCGGAAAGTGGCCAACAGCTCGCGCAACTGGCGATAGGCGTCCGCCAGCGCCCGCTCGAAGTCGGCGATGATCGCCTGCGCCTGTGGCGAACCGTCCGCCAGTGTGCGTTTGAGCAGCGTCATCTGGATGCGTAAAAAGGTCAGCGCCTGTGCCAGTGAATCATGCAGTTCTCGGGCAATGGTGGCCCGCTCTTCCATCAGCAGCAATTGCACGTGCTGCTTTTGCGCACGGTTGAAGTATAGGCCGCGGCCGAGCATGTTGGCCACGCTTTGCATCAGATGCGGGTTTGGCGTCAGCCTGTGGGTCTGCCAGCTCAACTGCCCCAGCGGACGCTCTTCCTGCATGATGGTCAGCCGCTGCCACGGCTGGTCGGCCAGCGCTTCGCCGCTGCCGAGCCGCCACTGGCTGAGGTTGTCTTGCACATTGAGTTCAATGCAGGGCAACTGTTCGCTGTGACGCACGATGTGCAATACCTCTTCAAACGCCTGTTGATCGATTTGCCCGACGCTCAGCGCCTGTGAACAGCTGTACATCACTTCCAGCGTTTTATTGGCCTGTTGCAGGCGCTCGGTTTTTTCCTGCACTTTCTGCTCCAGCGACTGGTAGAGCCGGGACAGGTCGCTGGACATGGCGGTAAAGGTGGTCGACAGAACCCCCAGTTCGTTCGGCAATGCCACGTCAAGTGGCGGATGGTTGAAGTCCCGCTGCTGCACGCGCTGGCTGGCGGCGACCAGCTGTTTCAACGGCGCCACCACCTGGCGGCGCATAAAGCGGATGCAGAACAGCACCAGGCCGATAATGGCGATATAGCCCACCACGCTGATGGTGGCGACGATCGCCAGCTTGAGTTCCGAGTAACGCTGCAACGCCAGCACAAACCGGTCGATCTGGCTGACGTAGCTGGCGACATTGTCCTGATAGTGTTGCGTTTGTCCGTTGTGAATTTGCTGTTCCAGCCGCTGCCACGCCTGCAGCAGAGTGAGGTATTTCTCGCGTACCTCCTGCGGCACGTAGAACCGGTCCAGTTTCTGTAATGCCGGTGCCTGCAGGGTGTGCTGATATGCCGCCAGATGCTGTTCCAGCGCGGCGTTATGTTGCGCCAGATCGTAAGCCAGGCGGTAACTTTGCATGCGCAGCGAACCGGCGATATTGACCGCTTCGGCGTCGCGCAGGCTATCGGCAACGGTGGTCAGCGCCAGGCCGGTAGAGAGTACCGACAGCACCACAATGCAGATCAGCGCCTTGGCCAGGCTACTGGTTACTGAACGTTTAACGAGCAAAACGGCGTCCTTCTAGGGTAGCGGCAGATGTGGCGATGCCATTCGAAGACAAAACCGGCGCTTTTGCAACACAAATACGCCGGCGTGGCGACGGGCTGATTTCAGGCGCTGATTGTCTATCGTTATATACATTACGTAATAGCGCTGCGGCGGAAAAATTGGCATCGAATGACCCTACAGACGATAAGAGTTTGATCTGGCGCAAGCTACCCCCCGATTTACCCCTTTAGGGTGATTATCTACTCCTAAGGTTACGACCTATTTTAGCTGTGCCCACAGCGGTGAAAGACCGATTAAAACAACAAAAAGGCGATTAAATCGCCATTGGATTTGCACACAGCAATGTCAAGGATAAATAGCATGGCCGAATTGTCGCGGCGCAAACTGCTCAGTGGACAATGGCGTCACCCCTCAACGGCGATCCGTCCTCCGTGGTCGCTGGCTGAATCTCGTTTTATCGCCGGTTGCAGCCGTTGCCAGGCGTGCATCAACGCCTGTGAGACCGGCGTGCTGCGTGTCGGCAGCGGCGGGTACCCGGAAATTGACTTCACCCAGGCGGAATGCACCTTCTGCGGCGATTGCGCCAGCGCGTGCGACGCCGCGCTGTTTCATCCGCTCAATACCCCCCCGTGGCGGCTGCACGCCGTGGTTGATGCCGGCTGTCTGGCCTTGCGTGGAGTGGAGTGCCGCAGCTGTCAGGACAGCTGTGAACCGCGGGCGATTCGCTTTCGGCCGCGCCTGGGCGGCGTGGCCCATCCCACGCTAAACGCTATCGCCTGCAACGGCTGTGGCGCCTGCGTTGCAGGCTGCCCAACGGCCGCAATCAGCTTAACCCGGAGTGAACACCTTGAATAACCAATGGCACGTCAGCGGGCTGGTCGTACAGGCCCGGCCGGAAAAATTCCCACAGCTGTTGCCCAGGCTGCTGGCGATCCCGGATAGCGAAATTCCGGCGCAGGACCGGGCACAGGGCAAGCTGGTGGTGGTATTGCAGGCCGCGCACTCCAATGCGCTGCTGGAAAAAATCGAGTCGGTGCGCAATCTGGACGGCGTGCTGGCGGTGTCGCTGGTGTATCACCAGCAAGATGAGCAAGGTGAGGTAACGCCATGAAACTCAGTCGTCGAGACTTTATGAAGGCCAACGCGGCAGCGGCAGCCGCAGCGGCGGCCGGGCTGACCATACCGACGGTAGCGCAAGCCGTGGTTGGCAGCACGGAAGAGATCAAATGGGACAAGGCACCATGCCGCTTCTGCGGTACCGGCTGCGGCGTGCTGGTCGGTACGCAGAATGGCCGTATCGTTGCCTCGCAGGGCGATCCGGATGCACCGGTCAACCGTGGTTTGAACTGCATCAAGGGGTATTTCCTGCCAAAAATCATGTACGGCAAGGATCGCCTGACGCAACCGATGCTGCGCATGAAAAATGGTCAGTACCATAAAGAAGGCGAGTTCACGCCGATCGGTTGGGATCGTGCCTTCGATATCATGGCCGAAAAGTTCAAGGCCGCCTTGCAGGAAAAAGGCCCGGAGGCGGTCGGCATGTTCGGTTCCGGCCAATGGACCATCTGGGAGGGCTACGCCGCCGCCAAGTTGTTCAAGGCGGGCTTGCGCTCCAACAACCTCGATCCGAATGCGCGTCACTGCATGGCATCGGCGGTGGTGGGCTTTATGCGCACCTTTGGCATGGATGAACCGATGGGCTGCTACGACGATATCGAGCAGGCCGACGCCTTCGTGCTGTGGGGATCCAATATGGCGGAGATGCACCCGATCCTGTGGTCGCGCATCACTAATCGCCGTTTGAGCAATGAGAAGGTCAACGTGTCGGTGTTGTCGACCTTTGAGCACCGCAGTTTCGAACTGGCGGACAACGCCATGGTGTTCACGCCGCAGACCGATCTGGCGATCATGAACTATATCGCCAACTATATTATCCAGCACGATGCGGTCGATCAGACATTCCTCAAGCAGCACGTCAACATTCGCAAGGGCGCCACCGACATCGGCTATGGCCTGCGCCCGACCCACCCGCTGGAAAAAGCCGCCAAAAACCCTGGCAGCGACGCCTCTGAGCCGATGAGCTTCGAGGACTACAAGGCGTTTGTCGCCGAGTACACGCTGGAAAAAACCGCGGAACTGAGCGGCGTGGCACCAGACCAGTTGGAAGCGCTGGCCAGACTGTACGCCGATCCTGACATCAAGGTGGTTTCCTACTGGACCATGGGGTTCAACCAGCATACCCGCGGCGTGTGGGCCAATAACCTGTGTTACAACCTGCACTTGCTGACCGGCAAGATTTCCCGACCGGGCTGCGGGCCGTTCTCGCTGACCGGCCAGCCGTCCGCGTGCGGTACCGCACGTGAGGTTGGCACTTTTGCCCACCGCCTGCCGGCCGATATGGTGGTCACCAATGAAAAGCATCGCCAGATCGCCGAACAAAAATGGCAATTGCCCGCCGGCACCATCCCGGCCAAGGTTGGACTGCATGCGGTAGCGCAGGATCGCGCGCTGAAAGATGGCACGCTCAACGCCTACTGGGTGATGTGCAACAACAATATGCAGGCCGGGCCGAACATCAATCAGGATCGTATGCCGGGCTGGCGCGATGCGCGCAATTTTGTGGTGGTGTCCGATCCGTATCCGACGGTCAGCGCACTGGCGGCGGATTTGATCCTGCCCACCGCCATGTGGGTCGAAAAAGAGGGCGCTTACGGCAATGCCGAACGCCGCACGCAATTCTGGCGTCAGCAGGTAACCGCGCCGGGAGAAGCAAAATCCGATCTGTGGCAGATGGTGGAGTTTGCCAAACGCTTCCAACTGGAAGAAGTCTGGCCGGAAGCGTTACTAGCGCAGAAACCGCAATATCGCGGCAAAACCTTGTATGACGTGCTGTTTGCCAATGGGGTGGTCAACCGGTTCAAACTGGCGGAGATCCCGCAGGATCAGTTGAACGACGAAGCGCGTGCGGTCGGCTTCTACATCCAGAAAGGCCTGTTTGAAGAGTACGCCGACTTTGGCCGCGGACACGGCCACGATCTGGCGGCCTTCGATATGTACCATCAGGCGCGCGGCCTGCGTTGGCCGGTGGTTGACGGCAAAGAAACCCTGTGGCGTTACCGCGAAGGCACCGATCCGTACGTCAAGACCGGCGAGTCGGTGCGTTTTTACGGCAAGCCGGACGGTAAGGCGGTGATTTTTGCCTTGCCGTATGAGCCAGCGGCGGAGAGCCCGGATCGGGAATACGATCTGTGGCTGTCTACCGGCCGGGTGCTGGAGCATTGGCACACCGGATCGATGACGCGTCGAGTGCCTGAACTGCATCGCGCATTCCCGGAAGCGGTGCTGTTCATTCATCCGCTGGACGCCAAGAGTCGCAATTTGCGCCGTGGGGATAAGGTAAAGGTGCTGTCGCGCCGTGGCGAAGTGGTGAGCATCGTCGAAACGCGTGGCCGTAACCGTCCGCCAAAGGGGCTGGTGTACATGCCGTTCTTTGACGCCGCCCAGTTAGTGAACAATCTGACTCTCGACGCTACCGATCCGCTGTCGAAGGAGACCGACTTTAAAAAATGCGCGGTCAAGCTGGTGAAGGTGTAGGAGCCGGCGATGAGCCAGCAACGAGACAAAACCCCGGCGCGGCGGCGCTTTCTGCGCGATGCCGCCCGCAGCGCAGCCGGCTTGGCCGGGATTGCGCTGGTGCTGGGGTTGCAGCAGAAACAGTCGCAGGCACGGGACGGTTTGGCCTTGCGTCCGCCGGGGGCGCTGGCCGATGGGGCATTCGACAGCGCCTGCATTCGCTGCGGCCAATGCGTGCAGGCCTGTCCGTATCACACGCTGAAACTGGCGACGCTGTTGTCGCCACGGGCGGCCGGTACGCCGTATTTTGTCGCGCGCGACGTGCCGTGCGAAATGTGCGAGGACATTCCCTGCGTGTTGGCATGCCCGAGCGGCGCGCTCGATCCGGCGCTGACGGATATCGACCACGCCCGTATGGGGCTGGCGGTGTTGCTCGACCACGAAAACTGCCTGAACTGGCAGGGTTTGCGCTGTGAAGTGTGCTATCGGGTTTGTCCGCAAATCGACCAGGCGATAACGCTGGAGATGCAGCGCAACCCGCGCACCGGCAAGCACGCGCTGTTTTTACCCACGGTGCACAGCGACGCCTGTACCGGCTGCGGCAAGTGCGAACAGGCATGCGTGTTGGAGCAGGCGGCTATCAAGGTACTGCCCCTGTCGTTGGCGCGCGGTCAGTTGGGTGAGCACTATCGCTGGGGCTGGCGTGAAAAACAGCGTGCCGGTCAGGCGTTGGTGCCGACCGACGGGCAGTTGCCGGCGCGTGGCATCAAGGAGGCGCAATAATGGCCAACCCTGTGGCAGAGGCCGGGCGCGAAGCGCGTCGACGCCATGGCTGGTGGCGCAGTCAGCGGTTTTTGCTACTGCGCCGCAGCAGCCAACTGCTGATTCTGCTGATGTTTCTATCCGGCCCGCTGTGGGGCGTCTGGATCCTGCGCGGCAATTACAGCGCCAGTCTGCTGCTGGACACCGTGCCGTTGACCGATCCGCTGATGCTGCTGCAAAGCCTGTTGGCCGGCAACTGGCCCGCCTGGCTGGCCTGGGTGGGGGCGGCGGTGGTGCTGGTCTATGGCCTGATCGGTAACCGGGTGTTTTGCGGCTGGGTCTGTCCAGTCAATCCGCTAACCGATCTGGCCGCCTGGTTGCGACGGCGTCTGGGGCTGCGTCAATCGGCCAACCTGCCGCGTAATCTGCGCTACGGCATTTTGCTGGCGGTGTTGGCGGGCAGCGCAGTCAGCGGCACGCTGCTGTGGGAATGGATCAACCCGGTAGCGCTGATGGGACGCGGACTGATCCAGGGCGCATCACCCCAGGCAGCCGGTTGGCTCGCCGGGCTGTCGGCGGCGTTCGGCGCCGGCATTTGGCTGCTGTTAGCGCTGTTCCTGTTTGACCTGCTGGTGGTTGAGCACGGCTGGTGCGGCCACCTCTGTCCGATGGGCGCGCTGTACGGCGTCATCGGCAGCCAGGGCGTGCTGCGCGTCAGCGCCAGCGGGCGTGAAAACTGTACTCGCTGTATGGACTGCTTCCACGTTTGCCCAGAGCCACAAATCCTGCGCGAGCCGCTATTGATACAAAAGGGCACGCCACAGGTGGCCAGCGACGCCTGTATTGCCTGCGGGCGTTGCATCGACGTCTGTGCAGAAAACGTATTTGAAATCAACACCCAATTCCATTCTTCGGGAGCCAAAAAATGAAAAGCAATGTCCTGAGAAAGCGGTTGTCCTTGTGGGCTGCGCTGACGTCACTGGTTATCGCCGGCGTTGCGTTTGCCGCCGATAATGTCGATCTCAGCCAGTCGCCGGAGGTTGCCGCTACCGCCGAAGGCCAAATCAACATGCCGAAGCAGCAGGAACGGATGGCGCTGAACTACGTCAATCAGCCGCCAATGATCCCGCACAGCATCGACGGTTACCAGGTCAGCAAGAATACCAACCGTTGTCTGCAATGCCACGGCGTTGAGCATTATCGTACCACCGGCGCGCCGCGCATCAGCCCGACGCACTTTATGGACAGCGACGGCAAGGTGCGCGGCAACGTCGCGCCACGTCGTTATTTCTGCCTGCAATGCCATGTTCCGCAAACCGATGCGGCACCGATTGTCGGTAACACCTTTGAGCCTATGCCGGGCTTCGGCAAGTAAGCGGGGAAACGATGGCTGAACAACACACAGAGAAAAAACCGGGGCCGATTCGCCGTTTGTGGCGCTGGTGGCGTCGTCCGAGCCGCTTGGCGCTCGGTACCTTACTGCTGCTGGGCTTTGTCGCCGGGATTATCTTCTGGGGCGGTTTCAACACCGGCATGGAAGCGGCAAATACCGAACAGTTTTGCATCAGCTGCCATGAAATGCGTGAAAACGTCTACGAGGAATATATGGAGACGGTGCACTACAACAATCGTAGCGGGGTGCGTGCCACCTGTCCTGATTGCCATGTACCGCACGAGTGGGGGCCTAAAATGCTGCGTAAGCTCAAGGCCAGCAAGGAGTTGTATGCCAAGGCGTTTGGTTTGATCGACACGCCGCAGAAGTTTGAAAACCACCGTCTGGCGATGGCCACCAACGAATGGGCGCGCATGAAGGCCAACGATTCGCAGGAGTGTCGTAACTGTCATAACTTCGACTATATGGATTTCACCGCACAGAAAACCGTGGCGGCAAAAATGCATGACAAGGCGATTGCCGAAGGCAAAACCTGCATTGACTGCCATAAAGGCATTGCCCACAAGCTGCCGGATATGCGCGACGTAGCCAACGGTTTCTGAATCCCATCGGCGTCTGATGATCCCGTCGAGCCGCCAGGCCGGCGGGTTTTTTATTGCAAATTGACTGCGGCTGCGTTTTGCTATTGAGCAACAGGTCAGATGCATCACGAAACGGAAAAGGGTCAATGTCAGCGAAAATCGAGAATGTGAACAAAGAGCTACTGTCCGACAACTGGTACGTGCTCAATAAATATACTTTTGATTTAGAACGTAAAAATGGTGGTTTTGTCCGTCAGATGCGCGAAGTCTATGACCGTGGCAACGGCGCTACCATCCTGCTGTACAACCGGGACAAGGGCACGGTGGTACTGACCAACCAATTCAGGATGCCAACCTATGTCAACGGCAACCAAAGCGGTATGCTGCTGGAGGCCTGTGCCGGGCTGCTGGACGGCGATGCGCCGGAACAGTGCGCACGTCGGGAAGCGATAGAAGAAACCGGCTTTCAGGTTGGCGAGGTGAAGAAGATATTTGAAGCCTATATGTCGCCGGGCGGCGTCACCGAGCTGATCCATTTCTTTATTGCCGAATATGACGATAGCCAGCGCCATACCGGTGGCGGTGGGGTGGAAGACGAAGATATTGAAGTGGTGGAGTTGCCGTTTGACCAGGCGGTGGCGATGATTACCGATGGGCGCATCAAGGACGGCAAGACCATCATGCTATTGCAGTATCTGCAGATCAATCGCCTATTGGCGTAAAAAACCACCTGCATAGCAGGTGGCATTGATAGCGCCCCAGAGGGGCGTACTTAGCTCAAACTCTCAGAGCCTTCGCTTCACACCTCTTTTAGTGGAAGCTGGCTCTCTTCAACTTCATGCTTTTCCTGATACTTCACGTACTTTCTTATCATTTCTTCATTTATACCTACGGTATCTACGCAGTAACCCCGTGCCCAAAAGTGATTTCCCCACAACTTGTTCTTCCGCAGGTAGGGAAATTTGCTGAACAGCCTAAGGGCTGTTTTACCTTTCAAATGACCTATCACATGTGAAATAGAAAGACGTGGCGGGACTTTTACCAGTAAATGGACATGATCTATCTGAACATTCAGCTCTACCACTTCTATCCCGAGCTGCTCACTTGAGATCCTTATCTGCTTGTAGACCTCTTTGCCAACATTGTTCCTAAGGATGCGAAATCGGTACTTGGGTGTCCATACAATATGATATTGACAACACCAGAGCACATGAGATGCTTTCTGGAATCTACTCATGGTTAAATCCTTATCAGTTATGGGGATAACAGATTCGGATTTTCCCATGAGTAGCATTATTGGCAGAGCCAACTTATTGCTGACCACCTCCATAGGAGGTGGTGTTCATGCAGGGATAAAAAAACCCGGCACGTAGCCGGGTTTTCCATCACGCGGGGCGAGCCTGCTCGCCCGCCTGGCGGTTACTTCAACAACGCCCTGGCCTTCGCCACCACGTTGTCGACGGTGAAACCGAACGTCTTGAACAGCTGCTCGGCCGGAGCCGATTCGCCGAAGCTGGTCATGCCCACCACCGCGCCGTTCAGCCCGACGTATTTGTACCAGTAATCGGCAATGCCCGCTTCGATGGCCACACGCGCGGCGACCGCCGACGGCAGCACCGATTCGCGGTACGCCGCATCCTGTTTGTCGAACGCGTCGGTGGACGGCATCGATACCACCCGCACCTTGCGCCCTTCGCCCGTCAGCTGCTCATACGCACCCACCGCCAGCTCCACTTCCGAACCGGTGGCAATCAAAATCAGCTCTGGCGTGCCGTCACAGTCTTTCAGCACGTAGGCACCGCGGTACACGTTGGCCAACTGCTCGGCGTCACGTGGCTGCTGCGCCAGGTTCTGGCGTGAGAAAATCAGCGTGGTCGGGCCGTCGTGGCGCTCGATGCCGTACTGCCAGGCAATCGCCGATTCCACCTGGTCACACGGACGCCAGGTGCTCATGTTCGGGGTCACCCGCAGGCTGGCCAACTGCTCCACCGGCTGGTGAGTCGGGCCGTCTTCTCCCAGACCGATGGAGTCGTGGGTGTAGACGAACACGTTGCGGATTTTCATCAGCGCCGCCATGCGCACCGCGTTACGGGCGTATTCCACGAACATCAGGAAGGTCGCCGAGTACGGCAGGAAACCGCCGTGCAGCGCGATGCCGTTGGTGATGGCGGTCATGCCGAACTCGCGCACGCCGTAGTGGATGTAGTTGCCGGCCAGGTCATCGCCCAGCGATTTGGAGCCGGACCACAGGGTCAGGTTGCTTGGCGCCAGGTCGGCGGAGCCGCCGAGGAACTCCGGCAGCAGTTTGCCGAACGCTTCCAGCGCGTTCTGCGACGCCTTGCGGCTGGCGATGTTGGCCGGGTTGGCCTGCAGCTGCTCAACCACTTTCTTCGCTTCTGCCTGCCAGTTGGCCGGCAGTTCGCCGTTCATGCGGCGTTTGAACTCCGCGGCCAGTTCCGGGAAGGCCTTGGCGTAGGCGGCGAACTTGTCGTTCCAGGCGGCTTCTTTCGCCTGACCGGCTTCTTTCGCATCCCACTGGGCGTAGATGTCCTGCGGGATTTCAAAGGCGGCGTATTTCCAGCCCAGCTGTTCGCGGGTGGCGGCCACTTCGGCCTCGCCCAGCGGTGCGCCGTGGGAATCGTGGGTGCCGGCCTTGTTCGGCGAACCGAAGCCAATCACGGTTTTGCACATCAGCAGCGACGGTTTGTCGGTAACGCGACGGGCTTCTTCAATCGCCGCCTTGATGGCGTCGCTGTCGTGACCGTCGACGCCGCGCACCACGTGCCAGCCGTAGGCTTCAAAGCGCTTGGCGGTGTCGTCGGTGAACCAGCCCTCGACGTGGCCGTCGATGGAGATGCCGTTGTCATCGTAGAAAGCGGTCAGCTTGCCGAGTTTCATG encodes:
- the napA gene encoding nitrate reductase catalytic subunit NapA gives rise to the protein MKLSRRDFMKANAAAAAAAAAGLTIPTVAQAVVGSTEEIKWDKAPCRFCGTGCGVLVGTQNGRIVASQGDPDAPVNRGLNCIKGYFLPKIMYGKDRLTQPMLRMKNGQYHKEGEFTPIGWDRAFDIMAEKFKAALQEKGPEAVGMFGSGQWTIWEGYAAAKLFKAGLRSNNLDPNARHCMASAVVGFMRTFGMDEPMGCYDDIEQADAFVLWGSNMAEMHPILWSRITNRRLSNEKVNVSVLSTFEHRSFELADNAMVFTPQTDLAIMNYIANYIIQHDAVDQTFLKQHVNIRKGATDIGYGLRPTHPLEKAAKNPGSDASEPMSFEDYKAFVAEYTLEKTAELSGVAPDQLEALARLYADPDIKVVSYWTMGFNQHTRGVWANNLCYNLHLLTGKISRPGCGPFSLTGQPSACGTAREVGTFAHRLPADMVVTNEKHRQIAEQKWQLPAGTIPAKVGLHAVAQDRALKDGTLNAYWVMCNNNMQAGPNINQDRMPGWRDARNFVVVSDPYPTVSALAADLILPTAMWVEKEGAYGNAERRTQFWRQQVTAPGEAKSDLWQMVEFAKRFQLEEVWPEALLAQKPQYRGKTLYDVLFANGVVNRFKLAEIPQDQLNDEARAVGFYIQKGLFEEYADFGRGHGHDLAAFDMYHQARGLRWPVVDGKETLWRYREGTDPYVKTGESVRFYGKPDGKAVIFALPYEPAAESPDREYDLWLSTGRVLEHWHTGSMTRRVPELHRAFPEAVLFIHPLDAKSRNLRRGDKVKVLSRRGEVVSIVETRGRNRPPKGLVYMPFFDAAQLVNNLTLDATDPLSKETDFKKCAVKLVKV
- the napG gene encoding ferredoxin-type protein NapG gives rise to the protein MSQQRDKTPARRRFLRDAARSAAGLAGIALVLGLQQKQSQARDGLALRPPGALADGAFDSACIRCGQCVQACPYHTLKLATLLSPRAAGTPYFVARDVPCEMCEDIPCVLACPSGALDPALTDIDHARMGLAVLLDHENCLNWQGLRCEVCYRVCPQIDQAITLEMQRNPRTGKHALFLPTVHSDACTGCGKCEQACVLEQAAIKVLPLSLARGQLGEHYRWGWREKQRAGQALVPTDGQLPARGIKEAQ
- the napD gene encoding chaperone NapD → MNNQWHVSGLVVQARPEKFPQLLPRLLAIPDSEIPAQDRAQGKLVVVLQAAHSNALLEKIESVRNLDGVLAVSLVYHQQDEQGEVTP
- a CDS encoding response regulator, which codes for MMKHYQVMIVDDHPLMRRGIKQLLGLDPLFTVIAEASNGNDAIALAAQHTPDVILLDLNMKGLSGLDTLKAMRHDGVDARIIVLTVSDARNDVYALIDAGADGYLLKDSEPEQLLTSIRLAAEGENVISDAVADYLSSRSEQHDPFADLTERELDVLQEVARGMSNKQVAVQLHISEETVKVHIRNMLRKLDVRSRVAATVMYLEHKSQ
- the napB gene encoding nitrate reductase cytochrome c-type subunit — protein: MKSNVLRKRLSLWAALTSLVIAGVAFAADNVDLSQSPEVAATAEGQINMPKQQERMALNYVNQPPMIPHSIDGYQVSKNTNRCLQCHGVEHYRTTGAPRISPTHFMDSDGKVRGNVAPRRYFCLQCHVPQTDAAPIVGNTFEPMPGFGK
- the narQ gene encoding nitrate/nitrite two-component system sensor histidine kinase NarQ produces the protein MLVKRSVTSSLAKALICIVVLSVLSTGLALTTVADSLRDAEAVNIAGSLRMQSYRLAYDLAQHNAALEQHLAAYQHTLQAPALQKLDRFYVPQEVREKYLTLLQAWQRLEQQIHNGQTQHYQDNVASYVSQIDRFVLALQRYSELKLAIVATISVVGYIAIIGLVLFCIRFMRRQVVAPLKQLVAASQRVQQRDFNHPPLDVALPNELGVLSTTFTAMSSDLSRLYQSLEQKVQEKTERLQQANKTLEVMYSCSQALSVGQIDQQAFEEVLHIVRHSEQLPCIELNVQDNLSQWRLGSGEALADQPWQRLTIMQEERPLGQLSWQTHRLTPNPHLMQSVANMLGRGLYFNRAQKQHVQLLLMEERATIARELHDSLAQALTFLRIQMTLLKRTLADGSPQAQAIIADFERALADAYRQLRELLATFRLSIQEADLNTALQQLLAPLKILTGARIRLHCRLSSQALNAQQQVHALQIVREAVLNAIKHADAQEIVIRCGVADNGDNHICISDDGCGIDSLDEPEGHYGLSIMSERATRLGGELHITRRERGGTDVCLTFPP
- the napH gene encoding quinol dehydrogenase ferredoxin subunit NapH, translated to MANPVAEAGREARRRHGWWRSQRFLLLRRSSQLLILLMFLSGPLWGVWILRGNYSASLLLDTVPLTDPLMLLQSLLAGNWPAWLAWVGAAVVLVYGLIGNRVFCGWVCPVNPLTDLAAWLRRRLGLRQSANLPRNLRYGILLAVLAGSAVSGTLLWEWINPVALMGRGLIQGASPQAAGWLAGLSAAFGAGIWLLLALFLFDLLVVEHGWCGHLCPMGALYGVIGSQGVLRVSASGRENCTRCMDCFHVCPEPQILREPLLIQKGTPQVASDACIACGRCIDVCAENVFEINTQFHSSGAKK
- the napC gene encoding cytochrome c-type protein NapC, producing MAEQHTEKKPGPIRRLWRWWRRPSRLALGTLLLLGFVAGIIFWGGFNTGMEAANTEQFCISCHEMRENVYEEYMETVHYNNRSGVRATCPDCHVPHEWGPKMLRKLKASKELYAKAFGLIDTPQKFENHRLAMATNEWARMKANDSQECRNCHNFDYMDFTAQKTVAAKMHDKAIAEGKTCIDCHKGIAHKLPDMRDVANGF
- the napF gene encoding ferredoxin-type protein NapF, with the translated sequence MAELSRRKLLSGQWRHPSTAIRPPWSLAESRFIAGCSRCQACINACETGVLRVGSGGYPEIDFTQAECTFCGDCASACDAALFHPLNTPPWRLHAVVDAGCLALRGVECRSCQDSCEPRAIRFRPRLGGVAHPTLNAIACNGCGACVAGCPTAAISLTRSEHLE
- a CDS encoding winged helix-turn-helix domain-containing protein codes for the protein MEINPVFARRLYLCWLISHSERPNVPRLMELTGWPRRTLQDVLKALPGLGVELQFIQQGVRNNDGYYQLDSWGPLSKSWVYQHHQALLGAIA